A single window of Rhipicephalus microplus isolate Deutch F79 chromosome 5, USDA_Rmic, whole genome shotgun sequence DNA harbors:
- the LOC142817632 gene encoding uncharacterized protein LOC142817632, whose translation MPTNAELSKQVEALEDKLNNIAKGTSELIFGKILLRMKESGIDVVELKREVDSLSSSVEHLNGLLEDMRCKNSALSDENTQLRSQNQSLTRRVEELEQYSRLSNVEIKGIPCTQGEDCVEILKTVGDKIGCPILPYDLDIVHRVPTRSIDKKNIIARFCSRTKKADFVSKARKARLCLSDIGLSSQSKFPVFVNEHLTACNKTLFSKALSLKKEKKWLFLWTDNCQIKARKTTTSKVLRIRDESDLNKIV comes from the coding sequence GCTTAACAATATAGCTAAAGGTACAAGTGAGCTCATCTTTGGTAAGATCCTGCTGAGAATGAAGGAATCTGGGATCGACGTTGTTGAACTTAAGAGAGAAGTTGACTCGCTGAGTTCCAGTGTTGAGCATTTGAATGGACTTCTTGAGGATATGCGGTGCAAAAATTCTGCGTTGTCCGATGAAAATACGCAACTCCGATCCCAGAACCAATCATTGACCCGCAGGGTCGAGGAGCTTGAGCAGTACTCTCGTCTCAGCAATGTCGAGATCAAGGGCATTCCATGTACCCAAGGAGAAGACTGTGTTGAAATCCTGAAAACAGTGGGGGACAAAATTGGTTGTCCCATTTTGCCCTATGATCTCGATATTGTTCATCGCGTGCCTACCCGATCTATTGACAAGAAAAACATCATTGCTCGATTTTGTTCTAGAACCAAGAAGGCCGATTTTGTTAGCAAAGCGCGTAAAGCCAGGCTCTGTCTTAGTGATATAGGGTTGTCTAGTCAGTCCAAATTTCCCGTATTTGTAAATGAGCATCTCACTGCCTGTAACAAGACTCTCTTCTCCAAAGCTCtttcattgaaaaaagaaaaaaaatggttgttcCTGTGGACTGACAACTGCCAAATTAAGGCCAGGAAAACAACTACTAGTAAAGTTCTACGCATTCGGGACGAATCTGACCTAAACAAAATAGTATAA